In Sciurus carolinensis chromosome 13, mSciCar1.2, whole genome shotgun sequence, a genomic segment contains:
- the LOC124963204 gene encoding nucleophosmin-like translates to MEDSMDMNMSPLRPQNYLFGCELKADKDYHFKVDNDENEHQLSLRTVSLGAGAKDELHIVEAEAMNYEGSPIKVTLATLKMSVQPTVSLGGFEITPPVVLRLKCGSGPVHISGQHLVAVEEDAESEDEEEEDVKLLSVSGKRSAPGGGSKVPQKKVKLAADEDDDDDEDDDDDEDDDDDDFDDEETEEKAPVKKSVRDTPAKNAQKSNQNGKDSKPSTPRSKGQESFKKQEKTPKTPKGPSSVEDIKAKMQASIEKAH, encoded by the coding sequence ATGGAAGATTCGATGGACATGAACATGAGCCCCCTGAGGCCCCAGAACTATCTTTTCGGTTGTGAACTAAAGGCTGACAAAGATTATCACTTTAAGGTGgataatgatgaaaatgaacACCAGTTATCCTTAAGAACGGTCAGTTTAGGGGCTGGTGCAAAGGATGAATTGCACATTGTTGAAGCAGAGGCAATGAATTATGAAGGCAGTCCTATTAAAGTAACATTGGCAACATTGAAAATGTCTGTACAGCCAACGGTTTCCCTTGGGGGCTTTGAAATCACACCACCTGTGGTCTTAAGGTTGAAATGTGGTTCAGGGCCTGTGCATATTAGTGGGCAGCACTTAGTAGCTGTGGAGGAAGATGCAGAAtcagaagatgaagaggaggaggatgtaaAACTCTTAAGTGTGTCTGGAAAGCGATCTGCCCCTGGAGGTGGTAGCAAGGTTccccagaaaaaagtaaaacttgctGCTGATGAAGATGACgacgatgatgaagatgatgatgatgatgaagatgatgatgatgatgattttgatgatgaggaaactgaagaaaaagctCCAGTGAAGAAATCTGTACGAGATACTCCAgccaaaaatgcacaaaaatcaaaccagaaTGGAAAAGACTCAAAACCATCAACACCAAGATCAAAAGGTCAAGAATCcttcaaaaaacaggaaaaaactcCTAAAACACCAAAAGGACCTAGTTCTGTAGAAGACATTAAAGCAAAAATGCAAGCAAGTATAGAGAAAGCACATTGA